A single genomic interval of Gossypium raimondii isolate GPD5lz chromosome 11, ASM2569854v1, whole genome shotgun sequence harbors:
- the LOC105804631 gene encoding putative lysine-specific demethylase JMJ16, whose amino-acid sequence MGTELMRVCVKEENDDIPPVPPGFESYASFTLTRGAQENVKHENDNVKYCSASATTISSVASPVQKETELGNGESTKITRSVRRRPWINYGRYDNSPEDELDCEKLDQNQRLRHNLPKGVIRGCPECNDCQKVIARWHPEEACRPGVEDAPVFYPTEKEFEDTLNYIASIRPKAEKYGICRIVPPSSWKPPCPLKEKNIWENARFATRVQRVDKLQNRNSMRKMSKVNNSMRRKRRRYMRMAVDCSSDSGSSWSADAGFCEVERFGFEPGPEFTLDKFQKYADDFKAQYFRRKENDVDMEGKVSVLPDLHEASVENIEGEYWRIVEKATEEIEVLYGADLETGVFGSGFPKKSSQVGLASNEKYINSGWNLNNFPRLPGSVLNYESSDISGVLVPWLYVGMCFSSFCWHVEDHHLYSLNFMHWGAPKIWYGVPGKDAPKLEEAMKKHLPDLFDEQPDLLHKLVTQLSPSILKSEGVPVYRCVQNAGEFVLTFPRAYHAGFNCGFNCAEAVNVAPVDWLPHGQIAIKLYREQGRKTSISHDKLLLGAAREAVKAHWELSLLKKHTSDNLRWKGVCGKDGILAKTLKERVEIERLSREYFCSSSHIAKMESNFDATSERECSICFFDLHLSAAGCHCSPDRYACLKHAKQFCSCARGSKIFLFRYDINELNILVEAVEGKLSAIYRWARLDLGLALSSYVTKDNIGGRLSHTLEGVPKEVPQPSVISSGELPGEDMSKKKPLILAQISAQMLLLQRNKQSEAALPSKDPNSKLKKGESVLSALNLSMPGSQTSMTSGVKKPSAPAVVNTILLSDDEGDEPEKPVSEIPKEHSMKEHPEASVRVAPAAGEKASTCNYKNEAILTTPLTDAAFTNQKDANSPDVQRNNHSSHYSEVKDEHSGNGITLLGSSRQNDFCHLESATAESGRNVQDSSNTIEMDNNKNNLLTGESSLQHLLPWGSEKVDKDKHEKVGAIASANLVDHTRTNVGGPSCSQNNVDRNVRQKGPRIAKVVRRINCNVEPLEFGVVLSGKLWCNSQAIFPKGFKSRVRYISVLDPTNMAYYVSEILDAERDGPLFMVSVEHCPSEVFVHVSAARCWEMVREKVNQEITKQHRLGRTNLPPLQPPGSLDGFEMFGFSSPEIVQAVEAMDRNRVCMEYWDSRPYSRLQVQFLQHSHTPGNGGNFLRTSGEQNNAGAPQNKCLPGEVDTLLGLFKKASSEELSSLCSILSDKRSPKDVDRVAQLLKEEIRSRRPT is encoded by the exons ATGGGGACAGAACTTATGAGAGTTTGTGTTAAAGAAGAGAACGATGATATTCCACCAGTTCCACCAGGTTTCGAGTCATATGCATCTTTTACTCTAACAAGGGGGGCACAAGAGAATGTGAAACATGAGAATGATAATGTAAAGTATTGTTCAGCCTCCGCAACCACAATTAGTTCTGTTGCCAGTCCTGTCCAGAAGGAAACTGAGTTGGGCAATGGCGAAAGCACAAAGATTACAAGGTCTGTGAGGCGAAGACCTTGGATAAACTATGGTAGATACGATAACAGTCCAGAAGACGAGCTTGATTGTGAAAAGCTTGATCAA AATCAAAGATTGAGACATAATCTTCCTAAAGGTGTCATTCGTGGATGTCCAGAGTGTAATGATTGCCAAAAG GTGATTGCAAGATGGCATCCAGAGGAAGCATGTAGGCCAGGTGTTGAGGATGCACCTGTGTTCTACCCGACAGAAAAG GAGTTTGAAGATACTTTGAACTATATAGCTAGCATACGACCAAAAGCGGAAAAATATGGAATCTGTCGCATTGTTCCTCCATCTTCATGGAAACCTCCATGTCCTCTCAAAGAAAAGAATATATGGGAAAATGCTAGATTTGCTACTCGTGTGCAGAGGGTTGACAAGCTTCAGAATCGTAATTCAATGAGGAAAATGTCAAAAGTTAATAACAGTATGAGGAGGAAAAGGAGAAGATACATGAGAATGGCTGTAGACTGTAGTTCTGATAGTGGAAGTAGCTGGTCTGCCGATGCCGGATTTTGTGAAGTAGAGAGGTTTGGGTTTGAACCCGGTCCAGAGTTTACTCTGGATAAATTTCAGAAGTATGCTGATGATTTCAAGGCTCAGTACTTTAGGAGGAAGGAAAATGATGTAGATATGGAAGGTAAAGTGTCCGTTCTGCCTGATCTCCATGAAGCTTCAGTTGAGAATATTGAGGGTGAATACTGGCGCATAGTGGAGAAAGCAACTGAGGAAATAGAG GTCTTATATGGGGCTGATCTGGAAACTGGGGTTTTTGGCAGTGGGTTTCCTAAGAAGTCCAGTCAAGTTGGACTTGCTTCCAACGAGAAGTACATAAATTCTGGTTGGAACTTAAATAACTTCCCCAGGCTACCTGGATCCGTTCTCAATTATGAAAGCAGTGATATTTCTGGGGTTCTGGTTCCCTGGTTGTATGTAGGAATGTGCTTTTCCTCCTTCTGTTGG CATGTTGAAGATCACCACCTATACTCTTTGAATTTCATGCATTGGGGTGCTCCGAAAATTTGGTATGGCGTTCCTGGAAAGGATGCTCCTAAACTGGAGGAGGCTATGAAAAAGCATTTGCCTGACCTTTTTGATGAACAACCTGACCTGCTTCACAAACTG GTCACTCAGCTGTCCCCTTCGATACTAAAATCTGAAGGGGTACCTGTCTATCGATGTGTTCAGAATGCTGGAGAATTTGTTCTGACATTCCCTAGAGCATATCATGCAGGGTTCAACTGTGGTTTCAATTGTGCGGAGGCAGTAAATGTAGCTCCTGTTGACTGGTTACCACATGGACAGATTGCTATTAAGCTATACCGTGAACAGGGAAGGAAAACTTCCATCTCACATGATAAATTGTTGCTTGGAGCAGCAAGGGAAGCAGTCAAAGCCCACTGGGAGCTCAGTTTATTGAAGAAGCATACTTCTGATAACTTAAGGTGGAAAGGTGTATGTGGAAAAGATGGAATTTTAGCTAAAACTCTCAAG GAACGTGTTGAGATAGAGCGTCTAAGCAGGGAATATTTTTGCAGTTCCTCTCACATTGCTAAAATGGAGAGCAATTTTGATGCTACCAGTGAGCGAGAATGCAGTATATGTTTTTTTGATTTGCACCTTTCTGCAGCAGGTTGTCATTGCTCCCCTGATAGATATGCATGCCTGAAACATGCAAAGCAGTTCTGCTCATGTGCTAGAGGTtccaaaattttcctatttcgaTATGATATAAATGAGTTAAATATCCTTGTTGAAGCAGTGGAAGGAAAACTAAGTGCAATATATAGGTGGGCAAGACTAGATCTTGGGCTGGCCCTGAGTTCATATGTAACCAAGGACAATATAGGTGGTAGGTTATCCCATACATTGGAAGGAGTACCTAAAGAAGTGCCTCAACCATCAGTCATTTCCTCCGGAGAATTACCAGGAGAAGATATGTCGAAAAAGAAACCCTTGATATTAGCTCAAATTTCTGCTCAGATGTTATTGctacaaagaaataaacaatcAGAGGCTGCTTTACCATCAAAAGATCCAAATTCTAAGTTGAAGAAAGGGGAATCCGTTCTTTCTGCTTTAAACTTGAGCATGCCTGGAAGCCAAACTTCCATGACAAGTGGAGTGAAGAAGCCTTCAGCTCCAGCAGTCGTTAATACTATTCTTCTTAGTGATGATGAAGGTGATGAACCAGAGAAACCAGTTTCAGAAATACCAAAAGAACATTCTATGAAAGAGCATCCAGAAGCCTCAGTGAGGGTGGCACCAGCTGCTGGTGAAAAAGCAAGCACATGTAATTACAAGAATGAGGCTATTTTAACTACCCCTCTAACTGATGCTGCATTTACGAATCAAAAGGATGCCAATTCCCCTGATGTACAAAGGAATAATCATTCATCTCATTATTCTGAAGTGAAAGATGAGCATTCTGGAAATGGAATCACATTGCTAGGATCTAGTCGCCAGAATGATTTTTGCCATTTAGAATCTGCCACTGCAGAATCTGGTAGAAATGTTCAGGATTCTTCTAATACCATAGAGATGGATAATAACAAGAATAATCTGTTGACTGGTGAAAGCAGCCTTCAGCATCTGCTGCCTTGGGGAAGTGAAAAAGTTGACAAGGATAAGCATGAGAAGGTGGGAGCCATTGCCTCTGCAAATTTAGTTGACCACACAAGAACTAATGTTGGTGGGCCGTCTTGCTCTCAAAATAATGTTGACAGAAATGTCCGGCAGAAAGGTCCTCGCATTGCTAAGGTAGTGCGTAGGATCAACTGTAATGTTGAGCCTCTGGAATTTGGAGTTGTGCTCTCTGGGAAATTATGGTGTAACAGCCAGGCCATTTTCCCAAAAG GATTTAAGAGCCGGGTTAGGTATATTAGTGTTTTAGATCCAACAAATATGGCATACTATGTCTCAGAAATTTTGGACGCAGAGAGGGATGGACCTCTGTTCAtg GTATCTGTGGAGCACTGTCCCAGTGAAGTATTTGTTCATGTTTCAGCTGCCAGATGCTGGGAGATGGTGAGGGAGAAAGTGAATCAAGAGATAACGAAACAACATAGACTAGGAAGGACCAACCTCCCTCCATTGCAGCCTCCCGGCAGCCTTGATGGCTTTGAGATGTTTGGTTTTTCTTCACCAGAAATTGTGCAG GCCGTTGAGGCAATGGATCGCAATCGAGTTTGTATGGAGTATTGGGACTCTCGGCCTTACTCTCGGCTTCAAGTGCAGTTCCTACAACATTCTCATACCCCTGGTAATGGTGGCAACTTTCTTAGAACATCTGGGGAACAAAATAATGCAGGGGCTCCTCAGAACAAATGCCTGCCCGGTGAAGTCGACACACTACTAGGTTTATTCAAGAAGGCAAGCTCTGAAGAATTAAGCTCACTTTGTAGCATATTAAGTGACaaaaggtctcccaaggatgTAGACCGTGTGGCTCAACTACTTAAGGAGGAGATTCGCAGTCGTCGACCTAcatga